The Rhodanobacteraceae bacterium genome window below encodes:
- a CDS encoding coniferyl aldehyde dehydrogenase: MDGTTPDLLTPMLQRQRLAHARRTPDYAQRIDDLKRLRAAVKKHAEDIVTAIAADFGRRSRHETLISDVMTVLHDIDYTTRRLKRWMKPSRVATDPQFWPARSRVRYQPVGVVGIIAPWNYPVNLALMPLVAALAAGNHAMIKPSELTPQTSDLLKSMLGEIFPEDRVAVVLGGPEVAAEFSALPFDHLFFTGSTTVGRIVMQAAARNLTPVTLELGGKSPAIVAHDYPIDTAAARLASGKFLNAGQTCIAPDYVLCHASKVDELVAALEREVRARYPSLSQTPDYTSVANDRHYARLGALVAEAEAGGARVIAINPGGETLDPARRIFPPTLILGAPADSRVMREEIFGPVLPILPYEHLDEAIAYVNAHDRPLALYHFDLDSARVEQVLDRTIAGGVSINDCVLHIAQPALPFGGIGPSGMGHYHGHHGFLTFSKQKPVFYQARWSSFSLLKPPYKKLADTVIGFLTR, translated from the coding sequence ATGGACGGCACCACGCCCGATCTGCTGACTCCGATGCTGCAGCGCCAACGACTGGCCCACGCGCGGCGCACGCCGGATTACGCCCAGCGCATCGACGACCTCAAGCGTCTGCGCGCGGCGGTCAAGAAGCATGCGGAAGACATCGTCACGGCGATTGCCGCGGATTTTGGCCGGCGTTCGCGCCACGAGACCCTGATCTCGGACGTGATGACGGTGCTGCACGATATTGATTACACCACCCGCCGGCTGAAACGCTGGATGAAACCGAGCCGGGTGGCCACCGATCCGCAGTTCTGGCCGGCGCGTTCGCGGGTGCGCTACCAGCCGGTCGGGGTGGTCGGCATCATTGCGCCGTGGAATTACCCGGTGAATCTGGCGCTGATGCCGCTGGTGGCGGCCTTGGCTGCCGGCAATCACGCCATGATCAAGCCATCCGAGCTGACGCCGCAGACTTCTGATCTGCTGAAGTCGATGCTGGGCGAGATCTTCCCGGAGGATCGCGTAGCGGTGGTTCTGGGTGGGCCGGAAGTCGCGGCCGAGTTCTCGGCCCTGCCCTTCGACCATCTGTTCTTCACCGGATCGACCACGGTCGGTCGGATCGTCATGCAGGCGGCAGCACGCAATCTGACGCCGGTGACGCTGGAACTGGGCGGCAAGTCACCGGCCATCGTCGCCCACGATTATCCGATCGACACCGCTGCGGCGCGGCTGGCCTCGGGCAAGTTCCTGAATGCCGGTCAGACCTGCATCGCGCCCGACTATGTGCTGTGCCATGCGTCCAAGGTGGACGAACTGGTGGCGGCGCTGGAGCGCGAAGTGCGTGCGCGCTATCCCTCGCTGAGTCAGACGCCCGATTACACCAGCGTGGCCAACGATCGGCACTACGCCCGACTGGGAGCGCTGGTGGCCGAGGCCGAAGCCGGCGGCGCCCGGGTGATTGCGATCAATCCGGGGGGCGAGACGCTGGATCCGGCAAGGCGCATTTTCCCGCCCACACTGATTCTGGGCGCGCCGGCCGACAGCCGGGTGATGCGCGAGGAGATCTTCGGGCCGGTCCTGCCGATCCTGCCCTATGAGCATCTGGACGAAGCGATTGCCTACGTCAATGCGCACGATCGGCCGCTGGCGCTGTACCACTTCGATCTGGACAGCGCCCGCGTGGAGCAGGTGCTGGATCGAACGATTGCCGGCGGCGTCAGCATCAACGACTGCGTGCTGCACATCGCCCAGCCCGCGCTACCCTTCGGCGGCATCGGTCCTTCGGGTATGGGCCACTACCACGGCCACCATGGCTTCCTGACCTTCTCCAAGCAGAAGCCGGTGTTCTATCAGGCGCGCTGGTCTTCGTTCTCGCTGCTGAAGCCGCCGTACAAGAAATTGGCGGACACGGTGATCGGGTTCCTGACGCGGTAG
- the xth gene encoding exodeoxyribonuclease III, with translation MKIASWNVNSLKVRLPHLMDWLDSAQPDVVALQEIKMVDDDFPHEAIEGAGYRALVSGQKTYNGVALLTRTKAADPIYDIPGFDDPQRRVLAATVGDIRVIDLYVVNGQEVGSEKYAYKLAWLAALRDWLADEIKRHPQLVVLGDFNIAPDDRDVHDPVAWHEKILCSSAERAALGELQKLGLSDSYRLFNEEGGQFSWWDYRQAGFRRNLGLRIDLVLVSDALRERAHAAGIDREPRSWERPSDHAPVWVELQP, from the coding sequence ATGAAGATCGCCTCGTGGAACGTCAATTCGCTGAAAGTGCGTCTGCCGCACCTGATGGACTGGCTGGACAGCGCCCAGCCGGACGTCGTGGCCCTGCAGGAAATCAAAATGGTCGACGATGATTTCCCGCACGAGGCCATCGAAGGCGCCGGTTACCGCGCGCTCGTAAGCGGCCAGAAGACCTACAACGGCGTGGCCCTGCTCACCCGCACCAAGGCTGCAGATCCGATCTACGACATTCCCGGATTCGATGACCCGCAGCGACGGGTGCTGGCGGCCACCGTCGGCGATATCCGCGTGATCGACCTCTACGTGGTCAACGGCCAGGAAGTGGGCAGCGAGAAATACGCCTACAAGCTGGCCTGGCTGGCCGCCCTGCGCGACTGGCTGGCCGATGAGATCAAGCGCCATCCGCAGCTGGTGGTGCTCGGCGACTTCAACATCGCCCCGGACGATCGCGATGTCCACGATCCCGTTGCCTGGCACGAGAAGATTCTCTGTTCCAGCGCCGAGCGTGCCGCACTGGGCGAGTTGCAGAAGCTGGGATTGAGCGACAGCTACCGTTTGTTCAACGAGGAGGGCGGCCAGTTCTCCTGGTGGGATTACCGCCAGGCCGGATTCCGCCGTAACCTCGGCCTGCGCATCGATCTCGTGCTGGTCTCCGATGCGCTGCGCGAACGTGCGCACGCTGCCGGCATCGATCGCGAGCCGCGCAGCTGGGAGCGGCCCTCCGACCACGCACCGGTATGGGTGGAACTGCAGCCGTGA
- a CDS encoding YecA family protein, translating to MKPAEPALLLDEQDFEEIDRLLESLGADDGLRLDGAQALLTALVVGPQPIGPEEWLPVILGGEPLGAPSPRLQRLLDLLLRLMNAIEHGLELHSYDPVFAEHDTDAGERAVDAGGWCEGFSLGVDLNAEIWELRMQEDRSLLDLLAPIVALGVDDGVFAEIRNPEMAPLSERERDLVVAQLASVLLDIRQYWQEHPPETSPPPGATLH from the coding sequence GTGAAGCCGGCTGAACCCGCGCTGCTGCTGGACGAACAGGACTTCGAGGAAATTGATCGCCTGCTGGAATCGCTGGGTGCCGACGATGGACTGCGCCTGGATGGCGCCCAGGCTTTGCTGACCGCCCTGGTCGTCGGCCCACAGCCGATCGGACCCGAGGAATGGCTGCCGGTGATCCTCGGCGGCGAGCCCCTGGGCGCGCCCTCGCCGCGATTGCAGCGCCTGCTCGACCTGCTGCTGCGACTGATGAATGCCATTGAGCACGGTCTGGAGCTGCACAGCTACGACCCGGTATTCGCCGAACACGACACCGATGCCGGCGAGCGCGCTGTCGATGCTGGCGGTTGGTGCGAAGGATTCAGTCTGGGCGTGGATCTGAACGCCGAAATCTGGGAGCTGCGCATGCAGGAAGATCGCAGCCTCCTCGACCTGCTCGCCCCCATCGTGGCCCTGGGCGTGGACGACGGCGTATTCGCCGAGATCCGCAACCCGGAAATGGCCCCCCTGTCCGAACGCGAGCGCGATCTGGTCGTCGCCCAACTGGCCAGCGTACTGCTCGATATCCGCCAGTACTGGCAAGAACACCCGCCCGAAACCAGCCCGCCGCCGGGCGCGACACTGCACTGA
- a CDS encoding ADP-ribosylglycohydrolase family protein — protein MNATTGRDRSFIAAGLYGLLIGDALGVPYEFRDSSSIPPPDQIEFEPPAGFRRSHPGVAPGTWSDDGSQALCLFESLIEHPRLDLVDFADRLVRWHDHAHLQAGGRVFDVGIQTYHALARIKAGNPPHLSGGHSERVNGNGSLMRVLPIALLHDPNRSTDFDLIDKAMRQSLPTHAHPRSQLCCAQLVLWADGLRQKLHEDEAWDRAAEILTRFASGADGASDYSSFRTDLAAERQLVLIPDPGYLPHGSGYVLDSLWSARWALRGRPYEAVVRAAIQLGDDTDTTSAIAGGLAGIRDGLVAVPQRWLDGLSGRSMVEGLIDLVLKLSPVPTARDTSTEE, from the coding sequence ATGAACGCAACGACGGGAAGAGACCGCAGTTTCATCGCCGCCGGCCTCTATGGCCTACTGATCGGTGACGCCCTTGGCGTGCCCTACGAGTTCCGCGACTCATCGAGCATTCCGCCGCCAGATCAGATCGAATTCGAGCCCCCCGCGGGATTCCGCCGGAGCCATCCGGGCGTAGCGCCCGGCACTTGGTCAGACGATGGTTCGCAAGCGCTGTGCCTGTTCGAGTCACTGATCGAGCATCCACGGCTTGATCTCGTCGATTTCGCCGATCGCCTTGTGCGCTGGCACGATCATGCTCATCTGCAAGCAGGCGGCCGCGTGTTTGACGTCGGCATCCAGACCTACCACGCCCTTGCGCGCATCAAAGCCGGCAACCCACCGCACTTATCCGGCGGTCATAGCGAGCGCGTGAACGGCAACGGCTCACTGATGCGCGTGCTGCCGATCGCACTGCTGCACGACCCGAATCGAAGCACCGATTTCGACCTCATCGACAAAGCCATGCGTCAGAGCCTGCCCACGCACGCGCACCCGCGATCGCAACTCTGCTGTGCGCAGCTGGTGCTATGGGCCGACGGCCTGCGGCAGAAGTTGCACGAAGACGAAGCCTGGGACCGCGCCGCCGAGATCCTCACGCGATTCGCATCGGGCGCCGACGGCGCAAGCGACTATTCGAGCTTCCGCACCGACCTGGCTGCCGAGCGTCAGCTCGTACTCATTCCTGATCCCGGCTACCTTCCCCATGGCTCCGGTTACGTGCTCGATAGCCTGTGGTCAGCGCGCTGGGCGCTGCGGGGGCGGCCGTATGAAGCTGTCGTTCGGGCCGCCATTCAGCTTGGTGACGACACTGATACCACTTCGGCCATTGCGGGCGGATTGGCGGGGATTCGGGACGGACTGGTTGCGGTTCCTCAGCGCTGGCTCGATGGGCTCTCGGGCAGATCGATGGTTGAAGGCTTGATTGACCTGGTCCTCAAACTATCGCCTGTGCCGACAGCCCGCGATACGTCAACGGAAGAGTAG
- a CDS encoding DNA-binding protein — protein sequence MEVVHISQAQLAARWQVAEASLERWRSNGIGPKFLKLPGKVRYRLDDVESFEEACLKNATRALTSQAG from the coding sequence ATGGAAGTAGTGCACATCAGCCAGGCGCAACTCGCTGCACGTTGGCAGGTCGCCGAGGCTTCACTCGAACGCTGGCGCTCCAACGGAATTGGGCCCAAGTTCCTCAAACTACCGGGGAAAGTGCGCTACCGCCTCGATGACGTCGAGTCCTTCGAAGAAGCCTGCCTCAAGAACGCAACGAGGGCGCTGACCAGTCAGGCAGGTTGA
- a CDS encoding guanylyltransferase, producing MKFDDLDKRMRVYETTNDLCVLRGLHMVARIDGRGFTRLTRELQPFEAPYDERFRDYMVATTTHVMDCGFRALFGYTQSDEISILLSRDDDTFGRKLRKLNSILAGEASAMFTSQLGAPAAFDCRISQLPAERDVLDYFRWRQEDAARNALNSHCYWLLRKSGESATAATQRLRGLTTAAKNEFLFQAGVNFNDLPSWQKRGVGVSWEVVEVEGRNPLTGEVTTATRRRLRPNLELPMKEQFEEFVARSMIADAGQPASIPLVPVATI from the coding sequence ATGAAGTTTGATGACCTCGACAAGCGAATGCGCGTCTACGAGACCACCAACGATCTGTGCGTGTTGCGCGGATTGCACATGGTTGCGCGCATCGACGGGCGCGGATTCACCCGCCTGACGCGAGAGTTGCAGCCGTTCGAGGCGCCCTACGACGAGCGCTTCCGTGACTACATGGTGGCAACGACCACACACGTCATGGATTGTGGATTTCGCGCGTTGTTCGGGTACACCCAGAGCGACGAGATTTCGATTCTGCTGAGTCGTGACGACGATACCTTCGGACGCAAGCTGCGCAAGCTCAACTCCATCCTGGCGGGCGAGGCCAGCGCGATGTTCACCTCGCAACTGGGCGCGCCGGCGGCATTCGACTGCCGCATCTCGCAATTGCCGGCCGAGCGCGATGTGCTTGACTATTTCCGCTGGCGCCAGGAAGACGCCGCGCGCAATGCCCTCAACAGTCACTGCTATTGGCTCCTGCGCAAATCCGGCGAATCCGCCACCGCCGCGACCCAACGCCTGCGCGGACTGACCACCGCAGCGAAAAATGAGTTTCTGTTTCAGGCCGGCGTCAATTTCAATGACCTGCCGAGTTGGCAGAAACGCGGCGTGGGTGTCAGTTGGGAAGTGGTCGAGGTTGAGGGACGTAACCCGCTCACCGGCGAGGTGACCACGGCCACCAGACGCCGGCTCAGACCGAACTTGGAATTACCGATGAAGGAGCAATTTGAGGAGTTCGTCGCACGGTCGATGATCGCAGACGCAGGGCAACCCGCCTCAATCCCTTTGGTACCCGTGGCAACCATTTAA